A genomic segment from Thermodesulfobacteriota bacterium encodes:
- a CDS encoding ATP-binding protein, with translation MSKEKDISVVYDQRRLVVRFPSLVDHINRVEDETRQFLEKNGLSGEFFPVCLVMRESLLNAVKHGNRLDPRKTVTYTLTLADDMLTIEVEDQGEGFDWRSIPLSPPSQEAENGRGIFIMRRYFPKLTYNGKGNKLTMARSRRAEDVMVRKKTGAGKR, from the coding sequence ATGTCGAAAGAAAAAGATATCTCTGTCGTTTACGACCAGCGCCGCCTGGTGGTGCGGTTTCCTTCCCTGGTGGATCACATCAACCGGGTGGAAGACGAGACCCGGCAATTCCTTGAAAAGAACGGGCTGTCCGGTGAGTTCTTCCCGGTGTGCCTGGTGATGCGCGAAAGCCTTTTAAACGCCGTCAAGCACGGCAACCGCCTGGATCCCCGCAAGACGGTGACATACACCCTCACCCTTGCCGACGACATGCTTACCATTGAAGTCGAAGATCAGGGCGAAGGCTTTGACTGGCGGTCCATTCCGCTTTCCCCCCCTTCCCAGGAGGCTGAAAACGGGCGGGGAATCTTTATCATGCGGCGCTATTTCCCCAAATTGACGTATAACGGTAAAGGCAACAAGCTGACCATGGCACGATCCCGCCGCGCTGAAGATGTTATGGTCCGGAAAAAGACGGGCGC